A window of the Falco rusticolus isolate bFalRus1 chromosome 1, bFalRus1.pri, whole genome shotgun sequence genome harbors these coding sequences:
- the LOC119157021 gene encoding CMRF35-like molecule 2: MELLPLLTWALLPGCWAVRGPGAVQGFLGQSLSVTCTYKSSQEMLPKYWCKPGTVLTCNHDIVITSETRPYVRQDRFSIRDNRNLQSFTVTMEGLVKSDEGSYFCGVRNSILWPDDKDSVKVIVSPAPPSFSPASPYTTTTKCPDPTSSVSVPTQTAPREKAVQPGSDLSHNKGSSPPHLDVVGHILTPGIVVALLLLAVAVGILVILSRKRKKAPSGAAVEMDRTRSASHTGADALNYAVINHCTGIAESQLYSNVEAFRCSVNTATEYMEVKQSNKYLEEEKEATYASVHKSSMEQQEIYANVPLAPQPREEPSSAVREV, encoded by the exons ATGgagctcctgcctctgctcacCTGGGCGCTGCTGCCAG GCTGCTGGGCGGTGAGGGGGCCCGGCGCCGTGCAAGGATTCCTGGGGCAGTCCCTCTCGGTCACCTGCACGTACAAGTCTAGCCAGGAGATGTTGCCGAAATACTGGTGCAAACCGGGAACAGTTCTGACCTGTAATCATGACATTGTCATCACCTCGGAAACGCGGCCCTACGTGCGGCAGGACCGATTCTCCATCCGTGATAATCGTAACCTGCAGAGTTTCACGGTGACCATGGAGGGTCTGGTTAAGAGTGATGAGGGCAGCTACTTCTGCGGGGTGCGAAACAGCATATTGTGGCCTGATGACAAGGACAGTGTGAAGGTGATCGTGTCCCCAG ctcctccttccttctccccagcatcaccctacaccaccaccaccaagtgCCCCGATCCCACTAGCTCTGTATCAGTCCCCACACAGACAGCTCCCCGGGAGAAAGCTGTGCAACCAGGATCCGATCTCTCACACAACAAAGGCTCCAGCCCTCCACA cttgGATGTGGTTGGGCACATCCTCACTCCAGGCATCGTAGTGGCTCTTCTTTTGCTTGCAGTTGCTGTTGGCATTTTGGTAATACTGtccaggaagaggaagaagg CCCCCTCCGGAGCAGCTGTAGAGATGGACAGGACTCGCAGTGCTTCGCATACA GGAGCAGATGCCTTGAACTACGCGGTCATTAACCACTGCACAGGCATAGCGGAGAGCCAGTTGTACAGCAATGTCGAAGCTTTCCGCTGCTCGGTGAACACCGCGACGGAATACATGGAGGTCAAGCAGAGCAATAAG TatctggaagaggaaaaagaggctACATATGCCAGTGTGCACAAGTCCTCGATGGAGCAGCAGGAGATATATGCCAATGTGCCGTTGGCTCCACAGCCCAGAGAAGAGCCCTCCAGCGCAGTGAGGGAGGTGTGA
- the LOC119153726 gene encoding collagen alpha-1(I) chain-like, whose translation MLLMLLLGWMLLAGCRVVMGTSIMQEFLAESFSVTCIHQPGQETKHNFWCKLAKIYTCAADIVTTSELQPVVWLDRFSIWDNCAHRALTVIVEGPAMGTYCWGGSMAKAAGGKSNAGKVIVSCMCLPRPPSNSDHHAGGQDEMAPGRGGVARERGRPVTGGHTLFRPPVALAAPQPQASSQPPSEDPRPPEGQLQPPELLAGAGRAAVAGLGAVRGAVPRLSTRWGPPGRSRRRSAPARPGPDGAGRDSAGAHRASPVAAGGHNKASPQPRGSQRSAPTRGGGGGWGRCR comes from the exons ATGCTGCTCATGCTGCTGCTCGgctggatgctgctggcag GCTGCCGAGTGGTGATGGGGACCAGCATCATGCAGGAATTCCTTGCAGAGTCCTTCTCAGTGACCTGCATACACCAGCCTGGCCAGGAGACAAAGCATAATTTCTGGTGCAAACTGGCAAAAATTTATACCTGTGCTGCTGACATTGTCACCAcctcagagctgcagcctgtggtgtgGCTGGACCGATTCTCCATCTGGGACAATTGCGCGCACCGGGCCTTGACAGTGATCGTGGAGGGGCCAGCTATGGGCACCTACTGCTGGGGGGGGTCAATGGCCAAAGCCgcaggagggaagagcaacGCGGGGAAGGTGATCGTGTCCTGCATGTgtcttccccgcccccccagcaACAGTGACCATCATGCTGGGGGCCAGGACGAGATGGCACCTGGCCGTGGGGGGGTGGCAAGGGAAAGGGGCAGGCCAGTGACGGGCGGGCACACACTGTTCCGTCCCCCTGTCGCATTGGCAGCCCCTCAGCCTCAGGCCAGCTCCCAGCCTCCGTCCGAAGACCCCCGGCCACCCGaggggcagctccagccccctgagctaCTCGCCGGCGCTGGCCGGGCTGCagttgcagggctgggggccgtGCGTGGAGCCGTGCCCCGGCTGAGCACCCGCTGGGGACCCCCCGGCCGCAGCCGGCGCCGCTCCGCcccggcacggcccggcccCGACGGGGCGGGCAGGGACAGCGCCGGGGCCCACCGCGCCTCTCCCGTCGCCGCCGGCGGCCACAATAAAGCTTCTCC GCAGCCCCGCGGGTCCCAGCGCTCCGCTCCGAcgcggggtgggggtggggggtgggggcggtgCCGCTAG